The following are from one region of the Ptychodera flava strain L36383 chromosome 15, AS_Pfla_20210202, whole genome shotgun sequence genome:
- the LOC139150788 gene encoding uncharacterized protein, which translates to MNHVKEFLQRDDMIVPDEYTLHSWVVEWLKEDKRSASIQDNLKEILPLIRFELMSTVTLDSLLEDEFVHENSEVYSTPYILPAFRCHTKSIGGITARGYSQVFRNIRTFANLENSHDSETADQSEFSRKFMIEDYVYLDCDTKQDLEEFYVPVNPSFTDRFTTVTCEVSVYPKGVCITEEYVQNYYDSHGKRSQRKVKVVEDDHFRLDIALQVPKDELSEWEISALVICVQNQVKYVKRVITQKPWPWPQRNTVSKATSKQGKVFNFAGSAIPTSTDKRLVTSIVDPVTLHGLMREDSEYLIDEGVELTVVCKPQYNANKVDRMLENLARCALPLSAMSQQFT; encoded by the coding sequence ATGAATCATGTGAAGGAGTTTCTTCAAAGAGATGATATGATAGTACCTGATGAGTACACTCTGCACAGCTGGGTTGTGGAATGGTTGAAAGAAGACAAACGTTCAGCAAGCATTCAAGACAACCTTAAAGAGATTCTGCCATTGATTCGATTCGAATTGATGTCAACCGTCACGTTGGACAGTCTGCTTGAAGATGAATTTGTTCATGAAAATTCTGAAGTTTACTCTACGCCATACATCCTGCCTGCATTTCGATGTCACACCAAGAGCATAGGAGGCATAACAGCGAGGGGATATTCGCAGGTTTTTAGGAATATTCGCACATTCGCCAACCTTGAAAATTCACACGATAGTGAGACTGCCGACCAGAGTGAATTCAGTCGAAAGTTCATGATTGAAGATTATGTATACCTGGACTGTGACACTAAGCAAGACTTAGAAGAGTTTTATGTTCCAGTCAACCCCTCTTTCACAGATAGGTTTACCACAGTGACATGTGAAGTGTCCGTCTATCCTAAGGGTGTCTGCATTACAGAAGAATATGTGCAAAATTACTATGATAGCCATGGAAAACGAAGTCAAAGAAAGGTAAAGGTGGTCGAAGACGACCATTTCCGACTTGATATCGCCTTACAAGTGCCTAAAGATGAGTTATCTGAGTGGGAAATTTCAGCCTTGGTGATTTGCGTTCAAAACCAGGTTAAATACGTAAAGAGAGTGATAACCCAGAAGCCATGGCCGTGGCCGCAAAGAAATACCGTTAGCAAAGCTACTAGTAAGCAAGGCAAAGTCTTTAACTTTGCAGGTTCAGCAATCCCTACTTCAACTGACAAGCGTCTCGTTACATCCATTGTAGATCCTGTCACATTACACGGTTTAATGAGGGAGGATTCAGAGTACCTGATCGACGAAGGTGTTGAGTTAACAGTTGTATGCAAGCCCCAATACAACGCAAATAAGGTAGATCGTATGCTCGAAAACTTGGCGCGTTGTGCCCTTCCTTTGTCAGCAATGTCGCAGCAATTTACTTAA
- the LOC139152100 gene encoding BTB/POZ domain-containing protein 17-like produces the protein MDANMTHLFNKTEITQPKSDTPVTGEELVEKTFNKAEKKLQDHSELSERMADMFTKEEFSDVMIKVGDKRYSAHKIILMNSSEYFCKMFGPDWKEQQQSAVTLNEDNVHCQRYFGEFVKYLYTGTVDISLDSALYYLMLADKYLVESLMKTCVKYMDEHFNANPDTERVYAWLCYLDCSSMSPANELVDTASNEEQVTISDCRFTVVKKLKDFVAWNFHSS, from the exons ATGGACGCTAATATGACG CATCTGTTTAACAAAACTGAGATTACTCAACCCAAGTCTGATACACCAGTTACTGGTGAAGAGCTGGTAGAGAAAACCTTTAATAAGGCAGAGAAGAAATTGCAAGATCATTCTGAATTGTCTGAAAGGATGGCCGATATGTTCACAAAGGAAGAATTCAGTGATGTTATGATAAAAGTTGGCGACAAGCGCTATAGTGCCCATAAAATTATCCTCATGAATTCAAGTGAATATTTCTGCAAAATGTTCGGGCCAGATTGGAAGGAACAGCAACAGAGTGCAGTTACTCTCAATGAAGATAACGTTCACTGTCAGCGATACTTTGGAGAGTTTGTAAAGTACCTGTACACAGGTACAGTAGACATTTCTCTGGACAGTGCGCTTTACTATCTCATGTTGGCTGATAAATATCTTGTAGAATCTCTTATGAAGACCTGTGTCAAGTACATGGATGAACATTTTAACGCAAACCCTGACACTGAACGTGTTTATGCCTGGCTCTGTTACCTTGACTGTTCGTCGATGTCACCTGCGAACGAGCTAGTCGACACTGCTTCGAATGAAGAGCAGGTCACCATAAGTGACTGTCGATTCACTGTTGTGAAAAAACTGAAAGATTTCGTCGCATGGAATTTCCACTCTTCGTAA